A stretch of the Myxococcaceae bacterium JPH2 genome encodes the following:
- a CDS encoding peroxidase codes for MAPKSPDRRMHLPDVESHESSCHYGALIRQARSAGFPPPQIWHLFAFKPSRGAALSRFTQEVMRGPSPLSPGMRELIAAYTSRGNECAF; via the coding sequence ATGGCCCCCAAGAGCCCCGACCGCCGCATGCACCTGCCCGATGTCGAGTCCCATGAGTCCTCGTGTCATTACGGGGCGCTCATCCGACAGGCGCGAAGCGCGGGCTTCCCCCCGCCGCAAATCTGGCACCTGTTTGCCTTCAAGCCCTCGCGAGGCGCGGCCCTGTCACGCTTCACGCAGGAGGTGATGCGCGGGCCTTCGCCGTTGTCGCCCGGGATGCGCGAACTCATCGCCGCGTATACGTCCCGAGGGAACGAATGCGCGTTTTGA
- a CDS encoding acyl-CoA thioesterase — MRAFEYRHTVAFEETNLVGNVYFVNHLRWQGRCREFFLREHAPSTLSQLGLGLALVTTRVACDYLDEVRAFDELLILMRLGGLSRNRVTMRFDYLRLAHGQREPVARGDQEIACMSRQGGRNEPTPFPAELRAALDAFVVR; from the coding sequence GGAGACCAACCTGGTGGGCAACGTGTACTTCGTGAACCACCTCCGGTGGCAAGGCCGCTGTCGCGAGTTCTTCCTGCGCGAGCACGCGCCGTCCACGCTCTCCCAGCTCGGCCTGGGGCTCGCGTTGGTGACGACTCGCGTGGCGTGCGACTACCTCGACGAGGTCCGGGCCTTTGACGAGCTGCTCATCCTGATGCGGCTGGGAGGACTGTCACGCAACCGCGTGACGATGCGCTTCGACTACCTGCGGCTGGCCCATGGCCAGCGCGAGCCGGTGGCGCGGGGCGACCAAGAGATTGCCTGCATGTCGCGCCAGGGCGGGCGCAACGAACCCACGCCCTTTCCCGCCGAGCTTCGCGCCGCGCTCGATGCGTTTGTCGTTCGTTGA